Proteins from one Candidatus Desulfovibrio trichonymphae genomic window:
- the selD gene encoding selenide, water dikinase SelD, whose translation MNLLEKARAAGCAAKLASEDLERLLNGLAGEGRPDLESRVLSGRAYHEDAVAVAAPQGKALVQTVDFLTPIVNNAFAFGRIAAANALSDVYAMGGEPWCAINVACFPLALAKDDPDILVSILRGGLDALNEAGAVLAGGHTVQDEELKYGLAVTGVIDPEHMAVNSGLQAGHLLVLTKPLGVGILATAIKTGFDGAEESEAELVRWCGRLNNVAGALIRNLKLPAATDVTGFGLGGHILEMAFASGVCVEIDTAALPLLPRVLRYARDGLIPAGSHVNRKYRRRAVLAVNDIDDALESVIFDAQTSGGLLLALPPRLLDRGRDFLLAGGDLACVVGKVLPPRNDGKALLLR comes from the coding sequence ATGAATCTGCTGGAAAAAGCGCGCGCCGCCGGCTGTGCGGCAAAGTTGGCTTCAGAGGATCTGGAACGGCTTTTGAATGGACTCGCAGGGGAAGGCCGGCCTGATCTGGAGTCCCGCGTCCTTTCCGGACGCGCCTACCATGAAGACGCTGTGGCTGTTGCCGCGCCGCAGGGCAAAGCTTTAGTGCAGACAGTGGATTTTTTAACGCCCATTGTCAACAATGCTTTTGCCTTTGGCCGCATTGCAGCCGCCAACGCCCTTTCAGACGTGTACGCCATGGGCGGCGAACCGTGGTGCGCCATAAATGTCGCCTGCTTTCCGCTCGCCTTGGCCAAGGACGACCCTGATATTCTGGTCAGCATTCTGCGCGGCGGTCTGGACGCGCTGAATGAGGCGGGTGCCGTGCTCGCCGGCGGACACACCGTGCAGGATGAAGAGCTGAAGTATGGCTTGGCCGTCACAGGCGTGATTGATCCTGAACATATGGCAGTCAACAGCGGTCTGCAGGCAGGGCACCTGCTTGTGCTGACGAAACCGCTCGGCGTCGGAATACTGGCTACGGCTATCAAAACCGGCTTTGACGGTGCTGAAGAAAGCGAGGCGGAACTCGTGCGCTGGTGCGGTCGTCTGAACAACGTGGCAGGAGCGCTGATCCGGAATTTGAAACTGCCTGCTGCGACGGATGTTACCGGCTTTGGTCTGGGCGGGCATATTCTGGAAATGGCCTTTGCTTCCGGCGTTTGCGTGGAGATTGATACGGCCGCCCTGCCGTTGTTGCCGCGTGTCCTGCGTTACGCGCGCGATGGCCTTATCCCCGCCGGGAGCCATGTCAACCGCAAGTACCGGCGTCGTGCCGTCCTGGCGGTTAATGATATCGATGATGCCCTGGAAAGTGTGATTTTTGACGCTCAGACTTCAGGGGGGCTTTTGTTGGCTTTGCCTCCTAGACTGCTCGACAGGGGGCGCGATTTTCTTCTTGCCGGAGGCGATCTGGCGTGCGTTGTCGGCAAAGTGCTGCCGCCGCGCAACGACGGCAAAGCATTGCTGCTCAGGTAA
- a CDS encoding MarR family winged helix-turn-helix transcriptional regulator, producing MLAVLKEKESINQRELQEMLDVRSASLSEILGKLERNSCIIRERSDQDKRNCIISVTEQGRAAAEDHKREHLQNAEAIFTPLSTDERQQLGQLLNKIIITLEKDIPETKSRHDHHGHRHCHHGHDGGHGNQKCGAGCIFLIRGWYALFKMAQHNSHSSA from the coding sequence GTGCTCGCCGTCCTCAAGGAAAAAGAATCCATCAACCAGCGTGAATTGCAGGAGATGCTCGATGTGCGCTCCGCTTCTCTCAGCGAGATACTCGGGAAGCTGGAACGAAACAGTTGCATCATCAGAGAACGGTCTGATCAGGATAAACGAAACTGCATCATTTCCGTGACGGAACAGGGCCGCGCCGCAGCGGAAGACCATAAGAGAGAACACTTGCAAAATGCAGAAGCAATTTTTACCCCACTCTCGACTGATGAGCGGCAACAGTTGGGACAACTTCTGAACAAAATCATTATTACCCTGGAAAAAGATATTCCAGAAACTAAATCCCGTCATGACCATCATGGCCATAGGCATTGTCATCATGGTCATGACGGCGGGCATGGGAACCAGAAATGCGGCGCAGGCTGTATTTTCCTGATAAGGGGGTGGTATGCTCTTTTTAAGATGGCTCAGCACAATTCTCATTCTTCCGCTTAA
- a CDS encoding methyltransferase family protein, with amino-acid sequence MLFLRWLSTILILPLNALFIIPGAILYFSDYRWQTPSMGRIFVAAMFAAVGLALAFWTMRLFHTDGQGTPAPWDPPKKFVVHGPYLYVRNPMMNSVFLMAATEMLVIDSAYLFLWFAVFYLGNLIYIPLIEEKKLEKRFWPAYLEYKRNVPRWLPKLIAWKKQH; translated from the coding sequence ATGCTCTTTTTAAGATGGCTCAGCACAATTCTCATTCTTCCGCTTAACGCCCTGTTTATTATTCCCGGCGCGATACTTTATTTTTCAGATTACCGATGGCAAACGCCCAGTATGGGGAGAATTTTCGTTGCCGCAATGTTTGCGGCAGTTGGGCTTGCTTTAGCTTTTTGGACGATGCGGCTTTTCCATACAGACGGTCAAGGAACGCCGGCGCCGTGGGATCCGCCGAAAAAATTTGTAGTCCACGGACCCTATCTTTATGTGCGCAATCCAATGATGAACAGCGTCTTTCTCATGGCTGCGACGGAGATGCTGGTGATTGACTCCGCATACTTGTTCTTATGGTTTGCCGTGTTTTATTTAGGGAACTTAATCTATATTCCCCTGATCGAGGAAAAGAAGCTGGAGAAAAGATTCTGGCCAGCATATCTTGAATATAAGCGCAACGTCCCGCGTTGGCTGCCGAAGTTGATAGCGTGGAAAAAACAACACTAA